From Stegostoma tigrinum isolate sSteTig4 chromosome 1, sSteTig4.hap1, whole genome shotgun sequence:
CTCTCCCTCAGTGTTTTGACTTTGGCCTTGTTAGTTTTTGTCAGACGTTCAATTGTTTGGTTTTTGTTGTCCTCTGCTTTCTTTGCAGCTTGCAGGCGCCTTTTCCGAGCACGTTCAGCTCGCTTCACCATCATCTCCTCTGTCATCTCCTTCACTTTATAGCCCATGGGCAACTCCAGGAGGGGTTGACTTTGCTGTTTATGTAGAAGGGCACGCTgcacaaacaaaaagaaaaatctatTGGAGAACTTGAATCAACAGTTTAAGCATTTTAATGCCATGAGTTACCTGAGGTACACTTCCCAAAGGCAAGTTTGAAACAGATTcagtagcaactttcagggactGGATAAACTTCTGAAGGGGAAGTATCGAGAGATTGATGGGATTTTGAATACTTCATTTAAAAAACCACCCCAATCTCCTCCAAGGAGAAGTACTCCAGcatctttcaaataaaaaaaggagaTTTATTGTTTACGCTCAAAATCGATCTCAAAGCAGAATGCATCAGAAATACTCCCAAACTGAGAGGGGGGAAAACAGAGAAGTTTGAGTCAAAAAGCTCTTTGGTATGGAGGAACGGTCATtttacacaaacatcaactcGGCTtcactctctacagatgctgccagacctgagtatTATCAgcacattgtttttatttcagcttctCTGCTCTCCCCAAATAAATAGCAAAGGTCAACAAAATTGACATGCTTCAAATTGGGCCAATGCAGTGATTTACAAAAGTTTAAagttccttgcttttgtactctgttACAGTACACAAAGTTAAAACTGAAAATTCAAAAGTGCTTTAAAATCAGCCTTTTTGTCCTATCAAGTTCAAATATTTGAACAtatatctttcaaaatgttagTTTTTGTTGTCGCTTTCTTTCCAAATGCACTTCAAACTTGCTGCATTATTTCAGCTGCCACGTGTCCATTTCACCAGCTTGTTTACTTCCTCCTAAAGCTTGTTACTAGCCTCCTCCGTTTTGAATGTTGCAGCTGGCAAAGAAAAATAATGTTCAGGTTATTGAtattaaaatcatgaggtatTTCTAATACAGACACCTTGGGGAATACTACTGCTCATTTTCCTTCAATTTGAAGGATGATTTCAATACTAATTTGTCCCTTAACCAATTTCTGTATCCACACTGCCAACATCTCTAATTTTACAGACTTCAATTTTACTACCAAGTTTATTTATGAAATGCTGACACAGTTCATGTACATATCATCGTCTACACTAACTTGATTGACAGTTGGCTAATTCAGAAGTCAAGTCAGTTAAATGAAATTTATATTTAAGAAAGCCATAGCAGCTGCCACTTGATAACACACATTTCAGACTCCACAGTGGCTGACTGAAACTGAACTATTATCACATTCATGAAAAGGAAGTTAAGCCATTAACCACGAAATCTAAATTTCTGTGGCAAGCTTAATGGAGCACGAACATGCACAATCGTGCAAGTTCTTAAAGATAACATTGAGACTAAGGACAAAATACCATCTGCGAGAAGCAAACAGTTGAACTGTGCAGACCAGCCAAAAGTTCTAGAAATACCTAACTTGTGgcataactcttaattccctcAAACTGGTGGCCAACATATACAgtagtaatcagagataatgggaactgcagatgctggcgaatccaagataataaaatgtgaggctggatgaacacagcaggccaagcagcatctcaggagctcaaaagctgacgtttcaggcctggacccttcagtgTTATACATTAGTAACATGGTCAATCATTAACATGCTGTCATTTTACATGCAAGATGTGGCCCAACACTCACTTGCCTAGCTGTCAGCAGTGATTCATCAATCTCCTTCTTTAATTCTCCATTATCATCCAACTCtcccttctccaaagcatccagcCATCGCTGCTCCTCATCCTGTTCTGGCTCCTGAAGGCTTTCTGAATCCAAGTCTGGTAAAGGCGATGGATCCAAATTGCTCTCCTCATCTGCAAATGTTATAAATAATTTTGATCAAACTCAACTTTTTACTTTATTTACTCCAACCGTGAACATATTAAGGAGGGACTAAGGATAAAAAGGAGAAGTGCATCAcgcctttttttttgttgataaAAGTTATTGTTGGTGTCTTTCTCCTTAACTCTCTGTAACAGATGTGTTGTCACTGACATGAGGGGTCTGGAGAATTCTGTCAGATCTTTTATGACCCTGCAGTTGAAATTAAGTGATACAGCAACCATTAGTGATTCTAGAACAAACCCCACCaacaccacaccccccaccccacaagaaTGGGAAGCAGAAAATCCACTTATGGGCAATAAGAAGCAGGTATAAATAAGGTTATGGAATTAGTGCAGGCCTGgtagccaaagggcctgttcctgtgctatactgtacTGCATTATtcgtttgttttaaaaaaaccagCAATTTGTGAAGTGGACAAACTAGTTCAGATTCTCCACACACCAACAAATTTATCTTATTCAGCAAATGGTTAGAATGGAATAAACTACCCAAGATTCATTGGCGCTCTTGAGAATTAGAACATTAATTGAAGAGAAACATTTGTAGAgctacaggaaaaaggcagggtTATGGGACTAGTTGAGCTGGTCTTGAGAGCCAACAAGGATCTAACAGGCTGAAGAGTTACCATAAAAGGagcacaaaacaaaactgttctgACTGTATTAAATCACTAAGTTGCATCattaattttgaaagaagtaAAAAAATGCAAGTTTGTAGTGAGCATCCTTAATAAAATAAATTGCATGTCATGAAATTGCTGGCTTTATGCCATTAATGCAAATTGAACTCACTGCTGGTAGGTGGCTGATGTGATTTAGTAATGGTGTGATTTATGACCCTGACAAGATACTCaatcaaacagcatcagaaataaCAGCAAAGTTCTGAAGTCTCACTCAAGAAGATAGTAAAACTtgcatataattttttaaaaaattgtttgatCCAGCCTGGCAGCATTTTCAGTTTGTCTTGTCATTTAGCCTCCATTCAAGTTGGAGATTAGTCATTTTCAGAATGCAATGCAGTTTTAATTCTCAGAAATACAAAATTAgctaatttatttcagaaaataattttgaaacagagttaatttggAACATGGCACAGTGCAAATAAAGCAGAATTGATATGTAAATAGCAAGTAAATGGGCTTCTAaaactttaaatttaatgttgatatcactatttgtgcaccttctctgcaggtTTAAGATTCTTTCCTCATGCTGGTCTACTACCCCAAAGCACTTTGCACAGTATGATCCGCAtgcaaaacaaagattttcactgtaacTACATACATGataaaaattaaatcaaatccaaTCCTGTTAAGTGTGACATGCACTTTGATAGGATGAATGAGGGAATCATATTCCTTGAAAAATAAGTCTATATGGGATATGGGTTCATTGGAATTTGGGAGCACACAGATTCACAAGTCTTTATAAAAAGTAGCAAATAGCTTAAAAATACCATACAAATAATAAATAAAGGAGTGAAGATCATTGTAAGACAACAGAATTTGGAAACAGAGatcacagcgtggagctggatgaacacatcaggccaggcagtatcagaggagcaggaaaattgacatttctgaaaaaggctcaTGACCGGAAActtcaacattcctgctcctctgatgctgcctggcctgctgtgttcctccagctccacacttctgactccagcgttggcagttcttacaatctcagAATTTAAAAACAGTCAAAGTTACATTAAAATTATATGAGGCCACATTTACAGCATAGTGCACAATTCTGATTATTTTCTTGCTCCCTTTATCCaaagggaagggggggggggggggggggcgctttTTTCATAAGTTCACGTCAAAGTTGCTGACCCGAAATTCTCTAAAGACCAACTACTGCTGACTCAAGGTTTCTTTGCAGCTCAGCTAAGAAAATCCTGATAAAATAGGCCTTCAGAAAATGCTCCCACAGGTAAAACCGACCAACTGATATAAGCTACCATACAGGAGAGCCATTGGCCTAATGGTATGGTTGCTAGtctattaatctagagatccaggtaatatCCTGGTGACCCAggtctgaatcccaccatggcagatggtaagtTTGAATTGAAAAAACTTTGGAATAAAAAAGTGTAATGATGACGATGAAACTATTGCCAATGGTCAGGAAAACCCATGTGGCTCACTAATGCCTCTCAGTGAAGaaaactgccaccctcacctggtcgggcctacacgtaactccagaTCCAGATCCAGACTTTTAACTTGCCTCTAggtaataaacactggcctagccagcaatgcccataccCCATAtgccaacatttaaaaaagcCTAAAGCTGGTGAGGGTTGCAGAAATATACAGGAGATTAAAGCATATTCCTTGATGTCTTTTCAGATCACTACAGTGCACAGACTTACCCAGCCACGCCCGATACTGGTCCAATGGCACTTCATCTGGTTCATCATCAACCATCAAAGGAGAGGGAGATTGCTTCAGCTCAGAGGCCAAAGAAAAGTGGGGCACACTGACATGAAAAATAGTTAAGAACTACATGTGCAGTAGAAGTCAAGTCAAACACTTattataaaacagaaaaaaaatttgaTCAATCTGCTTCATTTCTTGGTCAATAAGTCATCTGTGGTGTCTATATGTGACCGTATCACTTAGTATACTTACTAACCAACAGTAGAGACAGAATACTGCGAATGAACCAGTCTACTCCAACATTACAATGGTACATTTCTCACTACCCTAGCCCATGGAATAATTGGATAATTGATTTGGAGTGGCATTCCACAATAAATTCTgggattttttgttttaaatctttgctTAACTTTGTTTCAGGTTACAGATAATAAAGGGAAGGCCATGTTCATTATCCATTGCTAACTGCTCTTTTTAAATGATTGCTATGGCGattcaagaaaaacaaaatggtttGCTTAAGATGGTATTAAGAGTTAACTGAAATGTGTCCATGAATAAAGTTGACCAGAGACGGGTGGCATTCATTTAAGTTAGCAATTTTTCAGGTACAGCccacaaatggaattcaatttccATTGACAGCAATGTAACTTCTAACAACTGGACTGCTTTTCCACACCATAGCCACTATCCTACCTTGGAATTTTagaaattattttacagagaaccCCAGAAATTGAGAAATTGAGTTTCCCTGTGAGGACAAGCCATTTTCCTCTAAAATGACTCCTTACAAATATAGGAGCATTCCTTGATAGGGTCAAAAGAAGCTTAACTATTAAAAAGCAACGTGTAATACGATCATGAAGATGTTACCTCTTTGTGCCCATAGTTTGACCACCCAGTTTGATTTTAAGTTTTAGCTGCGGTTTTCCTGTACCAGAGTCGGATTCCAAAGTTTCAGAGGAAAAGCCGAGCCCCACGTCCGCCTGGTGATGCTTCTTCTTGTGTTTCTTGTGCTTCTTGTGTTTCTTCTTGTGAAGACTGTGCCCGCCAGCTTCGTCTTCTGTAGACAAGCAAGGAAGCTAGGTCAAATGGTGCCAAAGTGGCAGATTGAGTGACTAAACACCTAACTCTCACCCAAAACTACCTGCCACTCAAGCCAAAAGTCAATGCAGACTACAATACAAACTGCCCAAGAATAAACCAGACTGACAATGCCAACACAATTGTGCCTGTTATATGGGAAAACGCTAAACCTTAAACAAAATGTTCTGGCTGTTAAATTAATTTACATTTGGTGCGTTTTCATGCGCAAATTGATCGTTCTGAGGATGTACTGGTGTCATTTGGTACCATCATGCTTTCAGAAAAGAACTTGTGCTTCAAttaaggggtgggggtggggtggaggttagatagaactTGGGTTTAggttaaaagtttggcacaacatcgtgggccaaagggcctgtactgtattgtactgttctatgttctaacctgttTGATGTTATGTCATACTCATTATTTCTATAAGCACCAGAACTATAAATCATACTTTGGCATTAGAGAGAGTTCAAAATATCCTCTAGGCAAAAGGCTTGGATAATAAGCTGTAGTACTGACTGTCCTGCAGATGTGTTATATGCCCATTATACTTTACTGAACTTACAGTAAAAggactaaggttttggagtagaaaGGTTTGCTTCAATAAAACCTGAAACAAGTTGTTAATGGTTTAGTTAAGCATTCAAGCCATACAAACAGAAGGGGTTTGAGTTTAATCCCTGATTGGTGTTCAGTTAGGTGCTCTTAGAATTGAAGCTAAGGCACTGGAATTGTTCTCAGGGTTGAGGATTGGCggcctgacagaaggcagagtgttgggataaaattctctttttcagaatggcaaccagtgacaagtggtgtcccacagggttcactgttggggccgcagctgaagtacaaagggatctgggagtgctagtccaggatttgctaaaagttaacttgcaggtagagtgtgtgattaagaaagcaaatgtaatgtcgtcctttatctcaagagggttgaaatataaaagcagcgatgtgcttcttagactttataaagctctagttaggccccatttagaatactgtgtccaattctgggccccacacctcaggaaggacatactggcactggagtgcgtctagtggagattcacatggatgatccctggaatt
This genomic window contains:
- the ino80b gene encoding INO80 complex subunit B gives rise to the protein MGKKKEAAVDRGLEDEAGGHSLHKKKHKKHKKHKKKHHQADVGLGFSSETLESDSGTGKPQLKLKIKLGGQTMGTKSVPHFSLASELKQSPSPLMVDDEPDEVPLDQYRAWLDEESNLDPSPLPDLDSESLQEPEQDEEQRWLDALEKGELDDNGELKKEIDESLLTARQRALLHKQQSQPLLELPMGYKVKEMTEEMMVKRAERARKRRLQAAKKAEDNKNQTIERLTKTNKAKVKTLRERKTKRMHYPMIRYCNSAEGITVSFPHGCPAPLPAVPQPVPIPITCGVGGCSNSKRYSCSKTGLPLCSLECYKKNLLIQGLA